From the genome of Streptomyces sp. NBC_01116, one region includes:
- a CDS encoding toxin — MSLRQLRKECEAGLADLPIPVPFTLDQLVANMEEASGRTIRLHEMPDRLARVNAACGLRLKAGGTSLVLYRRRPTAYQTQHVILHELCHEWFDHGTTLDAEQLRTLLPVFDTSLIARMISPAAAASFASGGGTVQARAQYATHDERMAEFGASLIPRMARDLTTDDMVGRLDNSLSRPVAHRRRGLFPGKRSGDA, encoded by the coding sequence ATGTCCCTGCGGCAACTGCGGAAAGAGTGCGAGGCCGGGCTCGCCGACCTGCCCATCCCGGTTCCCTTCACGCTGGACCAGCTCGTCGCCAACATGGAGGAGGCGAGCGGGCGCACGATCCGGCTGCACGAGATGCCGGACCGCCTCGCCCGCGTCAACGCCGCCTGCGGGCTGCGTCTGAAGGCGGGCGGCACCAGCCTCGTCCTCTACCGCCGCAGGCCGACCGCCTACCAGACCCAGCACGTCATCCTGCACGAGCTGTGCCACGAGTGGTTCGACCACGGGACGACGCTCGACGCGGAACAGCTCCGCACGCTCCTCCCGGTCTTCGACACCTCGCTGATCGCCCGGATGATCTCCCCGGCCGCCGCCGCGTCGTTCGCCTCCGGCGGCGGCACCGTCCAGGCCCGCGCGCAGTACGCGACCCACGACGAACGTATGGCCGAATTCGGTGCCTCGTTGATCCCCCGGATGGCTCGGGATCTCACCACCGATGACATGGTGGGGCGGCTGGACAACTCCCTGTCCCGCCCGGTGGCCCACCGGCGGCGCGGCCTCTTCCCCGGAAAACGGTCCGGCGACGCCTGA
- a CDS encoding alpha/beta fold hydrolase, with protein sequence MAQRPPSAAVLVLHGGRESGTEPPPAGVLNLPGVRMRPFVRAVVRTARAAGEDVLVRQVRYAHRGWNGVRADPFHDAVAALDALRREAGEELPVVLLGHSMGARAALRAAGHPLVRGVVGLAPWCPPGDPVTQLAGRDVVLVHSNRDRMTSPQATQSLTARARRAGARSCMVTVRGGDHAMIRRSAAWHRLTTVLVAGLLGSGSLPGPVGEALALPPTAEATEGTLDLDADLDLGRGPGPFRDRTGAPR encoded by the coding sequence GTGGCCCAACGACCGCCGTCGGCAGCGGTTCTCGTTCTGCACGGGGGCCGCGAGTCCGGTACGGAACCCCCGCCTGCGGGGGTGCTGAATCTGCCCGGTGTCCGCATGCGCCCCTTCGTCCGGGCCGTCGTCCGTACCGCCCGCGCGGCCGGCGAGGACGTCCTCGTGAGGCAGGTGCGGTACGCCCACCGGGGCTGGAACGGCGTCCGCGCGGACCCCTTCCACGACGCCGTGGCCGCTCTCGACGCGCTGCGGAGGGAAGCGGGCGAGGAGCTGCCGGTGGTGCTCCTGGGCCACTCCATGGGTGCGCGCGCCGCCCTCCGCGCCGCCGGGCACCCCCTGGTGCGGGGCGTCGTCGGGCTCGCCCCCTGGTGTCCGCCGGGGGACCCGGTCACCCAGCTCGCGGGCCGTGACGTCGTCCTCGTCCACAGCAACCGGGACCGGATGACCAGCCCCCAGGCCACCCAGTCCCTCACAGCGCGGGCCCGTCGCGCCGGAGCCCGTAGCTGCATGGTCACCGTCCGGGGCGGCGACCACGCCATGATCCGCCGGTCCGCGGCCTGGCACCGGCTCACCACCGTGCTGGTCGCCGGACTGCTCGGTTCCGGCAGTCTGCCGGGCCCGGTAGGCGAGGCCCTCGCCCTGCCGCCCACCGCCGAGGCCACCGAGGGCACCCTCGACCTGGACGCCGATCTCGACCTCGGGCGCGGCCCCGGCCCGTTCCGGGACCGGACGGGCGCCCCGCGCTGA
- a CDS encoding ParB-like protein — protein sequence MPRIGALLLAGALAAGTVVAGAGTGAAAADPCTGSGPLPRVCAQPGDLIDVRLGELHPTQAVLGFDQVFYKLGRYGSDRDEAAGDVNKRFDDWCETNGQEEAATAGPGARLDDPSSFSCTVPVGQETPATIAPMKTAVVGPGGRLYLTDGHHTLTSFLEGPDGSADLRIRLRVTDNFSSLSTPAFWQRMTEQRKVWLRDEENRPLGVDRLPDRLGITHFRDDPYRSLVYFTRDIGYEVPDGATEFLEFSWGAWLRGEHDTKAYDLTAPGPYLDLVKGASKSMAALDADAVVDDGRTAAQLGRIDAWNGGKKETGGEFAKLGRPLSDPKPGKLAEALGYKAGVLPAPACTRTVTGPRTGPLTVTSGVTCLDRAAQRGPVVVRPGAALVVTGSTLDGPLQADRAAAVHLCGSRVEGPVSVSRTTGSVRVGGPGCTANTVAGPVVLTGNTGGVLFAANTVTGPLVCSGNRPGVDDTGRAGEVSGPRTGQCAAL from the coding sequence ATGCCGAGGATCGGGGCGCTGCTGCTGGCCGGGGCGCTGGCGGCGGGCACGGTCGTGGCCGGTGCGGGCACGGGAGCCGCCGCCGCGGACCCGTGCACCGGGAGCGGGCCGCTGCCGCGCGTCTGCGCGCAGCCGGGGGACCTGATCGACGTCCGCCTCGGCGAACTGCACCCGACGCAGGCCGTACTCGGCTTCGACCAGGTCTTCTACAAGCTCGGCCGGTACGGCAGCGACCGCGACGAGGCGGCCGGCGACGTCAACAAGCGGTTCGACGACTGGTGCGAGACCAACGGCCAGGAGGAGGCGGCCACGGCCGGTCCCGGCGCCCGCCTGGACGACCCGTCGAGCTTCTCCTGCACCGTCCCGGTCGGGCAGGAGACCCCCGCGACGATCGCCCCGATGAAGACGGCCGTGGTCGGACCCGGCGGCAGGCTGTACCTCACCGACGGGCACCACACGCTGACGTCGTTCCTGGAGGGCCCCGACGGCTCCGCCGACCTGCGCATCCGGCTCCGCGTCACCGACAACTTCAGCTCCCTGTCCACCCCGGCCTTCTGGCAGCGGATGACCGAGCAGAGGAAGGTGTGGCTGCGCGACGAGGAGAACCGGCCGCTCGGCGTCGACCGGTTGCCGGACCGGCTGGGCATCACGCACTTCCGCGACGACCCGTACCGAAGCCTCGTCTACTTCACCCGGGACATCGGTTACGAGGTCCCGGACGGGGCCACGGAGTTCCTGGAGTTCTCCTGGGGGGCGTGGCTGCGCGGCGAGCACGACACGAAGGCGTACGACCTGACGGCCCCGGGCCCGTACCTCGACCTGGTGAAGGGCGCCTCGAAGTCGATGGCGGCCCTGGACGCCGACGCGGTCGTCGACGACGGGAGGACCGCCGCCCAGCTCGGCCGGATCGACGCGTGGAACGGCGGCAAGAAGGAGACCGGCGGGGAGTTCGCCAAGCTGGGCAGGCCGCTGAGCGATCCCAAGCCGGGCAAGCTCGCCGAGGCCCTCGGCTACAAGGCCGGCGTCCTGCCCGCCCCCGCCTGCACCCGTACGGTCACCGGCCCCCGCACCGGCCCGCTGACCGTCACGAGCGGCGTCACCTGCCTGGACCGCGCCGCCCAGCGGGGTCCGGTCGTCGTCCGCCCCGGAGCGGCGCTCGTGGTCACCGGCTCCACGCTGGACGGCCCGCTCCAGGCCGACCGGGCGGCGGCGGTCCACCTCTGCGGCTCACGCGTCGAAGGACCGGTCTCCGTGAGCCGCACGACCGGTTCCGTACGGGTGGGGGGTCCGGGCTGCACCGCGAACACGGTCGCCGGCCCCGTCGTGCTCACCGGCAACACCGGCGGCGTGCTGTTCGCCGCCAACACGGTCACCGGCCCGCTGGTGTGCTCCGGCAACCGGCCGGGCGTGGACGACACGGGGCGCGCGGGCGAGGTGAGCGGACCGCGCACCGGCCAGTGCGCGGCGCTCTGA
- a CDS encoding flotillin family protein has translation MSPVVIAVIGIVVLLVLLGLVVITRYKVAGPSEAFIITGRRGKKSTDPVTGLTSIDNSGQKVVVGGGVFVVPFVQQKFTLDLSSRHIPIAVRGAVTLRGVKSNLEGVAIVKVGGSEDAIRAAAQRFLQQQDGIVGFTQEVLSGALRAIVGRMSVEDIIRDRAAFAGQVAEEAEASLSGQGLILDAFQIQDITTEGSYLEDLGRPEAARAKQEADIAEAIAKRASEQARLKAAEEIAIAERTYYLKQAEIKAETEAAAAKANAAGPLAEAARQQEVLQEQEKVAERQAALTDRELDTKVRKPADAARYQAEQEAEARRIAQVKEAEADAERSRLTGQGEKLHRSALADAVRIEGEADAAAIAARGAAEAEAMQKKADAFARYGDAAVLQMLVEVLPSVVAKASEPLSAIDKMTVISTDGASQLARTVTDNVAQGMELLTSTTGVDMASLLQNLKGRVGSGSTVPAPAAADAQETGSATSKNGEIEIKG, from the coding sequence ATGAGTCCAGTAGTCATCGCCGTCATCGGCATCGTCGTACTCCTCGTTCTGCTCGGCCTCGTCGTCATCACGCGCTACAAGGTCGCCGGGCCCAGCGAGGCGTTCATCATCACCGGCCGCCGGGGCAAGAAGTCGACGGATCCGGTCACCGGCCTCACCAGCATCGACAACAGCGGCCAGAAGGTCGTCGTGGGCGGCGGCGTCTTCGTCGTGCCGTTCGTCCAGCAGAAGTTCACCCTCGACCTGTCCAGCCGGCACATCCCGATCGCCGTGCGCGGCGCGGTGACGCTGCGCGGCGTCAAGTCGAACCTCGAAGGCGTCGCGATCGTCAAGGTCGGCGGCAGCGAGGACGCGATCCGCGCCGCGGCCCAGCGCTTCCTCCAGCAGCAGGACGGCATCGTCGGCTTCACCCAGGAAGTGCTCTCCGGAGCGCTCCGCGCGATCGTCGGCCGGATGTCGGTCGAGGACATCATCCGGGACCGGGCCGCGTTCGCCGGGCAGGTCGCGGAGGAGGCCGAGGCCAGCCTCTCCGGCCAGGGCCTGATCCTGGACGCCTTCCAGATCCAGGACATCACCACCGAGGGCTCCTACCTGGAGGACCTCGGCCGCCCGGAGGCCGCCCGCGCCAAGCAGGAGGCGGACATCGCCGAGGCCATCGCGAAGCGGGCCTCGGAGCAGGCCCGGCTGAAGGCGGCCGAGGAGATCGCCATCGCCGAGCGCACGTACTACCTGAAGCAGGCCGAGATCAAGGCCGAGACGGAAGCCGCCGCCGCCAAGGCCAACGCCGCCGGTCCGCTCGCCGAGGCCGCACGCCAGCAGGAAGTGCTCCAGGAGCAGGAGAAGGTCGCCGAGCGCCAGGCCGCACTGACCGACCGCGAGCTGGACACGAAGGTCCGTAAGCCCGCCGACGCCGCCCGCTACCAGGCCGAGCAGGAGGCGGAGGCCCGCCGCATCGCCCAGGTCAAGGAGGCCGAGGCGGACGCGGAGCGCTCGCGCCTGACCGGTCAGGGCGAGAAGCTGCACCGTTCGGCGCTGGCCGACGCGGTCCGCATCGAGGGTGAGGCGGACGCCGCGGCGATCGCCGCCAGGGGTGCGGCCGAGGCGGAGGCCATGCAGAAGAAGGCCGACGCGTTCGCGCGGTACGGCGACGCGGCCGTCCTCCAGATGCTGGTCGAGGTCCTCCCGAGCGTCGTGGCGAAGGCCTCCGAGCCGCTGAGCGCCATCGACAAGATGACGGTCATCTCCACGGACGGCGCGAGCCAGCTGGCCCGCACGGTCACCGACAACGTCGCGCAGGGCATGGAACTGCTCACCTCGACGACGGGCGTGGACATGGCGTCCCTCCTCCAGAACCTGAAGGGCCGCGTGGGCAGCGGTAGCACGGTGCCCGCTCCCGCCGCCGCGGACGCTCAGGAGACGGGCTCCGCGACCTCGAAGAACGGCGAGATCGAGATCAAGGGCTGA
- a CDS encoding MerR family transcriptional regulator: MPPETPSHATGRLDDDDYPAYTMGRAAEMIGATPGFLRAIGEARLITPLRSEGGHRRYSRYQLRIAARARDLVDAGTPIEAACRIVILEDQLEEALRLNEELRGRSARSGGPAER; this comes from the coding sequence ATGCCCCCGGAGACCCCCTCGCACGCCACCGGCCGGCTCGACGACGACGATTACCCCGCCTACACGATGGGGCGAGCCGCGGAGATGATCGGTGCGACGCCGGGGTTCCTGCGGGCGATCGGCGAAGCCCGGCTGATCACCCCCCTGCGGTCCGAGGGCGGCCACCGCCGCTACTCCCGCTACCAGTTGCGCATCGCCGCCCGCGCCCGCGACCTGGTCGACGCCGGCACGCCCATCGAGGCCGCCTGCCGCATCGTCATCCTGGAGGACCAGCTGGAGGAGGCGCTCCGCCTCAACGAGGAGCTGCGCGGCCGGTCCGCCCGCTCCGGCGGCCCGGCCGAGCGCTGA
- a CDS encoding MAB_1171c family putative transporter — protein sequence MTPLDLAGYLIAGLMTAVALWRMPAALWGDEEDRRRRALWGCYAGFAIALWTKTEVVRIGLNNSAVTDLAVLIKHYTATVAILAILSYIVAIYGSYPEEGAVPRHVRFARLVQKLAAKASVATLVLLTVLFFTVVDRSEPSDRFVSDHAGEWGATLYMSVFYLYLGAASAVCAFQWALATLDTRRRHLRIGLGMMTFAMFIGVGYTVSRTLFLWISVVDEPSEAFALRFDQVTEAAQLVLFAFFALGASVPAFAAGARRARLWRAQVRLHALWYELMAAFPDQPFDPPAPLARELTRFNVPADLRVDRWAADIADAAEKLRHYVPDGLLDAAGRAAARDTDDPRGTESLTDAYWIRAALLAKDSGAPAGAAAPVAAQHAADQDGEVARLVRVAAAYRTVDEERARAVLAAATADTTRTTETSA from the coding sequence GTGACCCCCCTCGATCTCGCCGGCTACCTGATAGCCGGCCTGATGACGGCCGTTGCCCTGTGGCGTATGCCCGCTGCCCTGTGGGGCGACGAGGAGGACCGCAGACGGCGGGCCCTGTGGGGCTGCTACGCCGGATTCGCCATCGCCCTGTGGACGAAGACCGAGGTGGTGCGCATCGGCCTCAACAACAGCGCGGTCACCGACCTCGCCGTCCTCATCAAGCACTACACCGCCACGGTGGCAATTCTGGCCATCCTCAGCTACATCGTGGCCATCTACGGCAGCTACCCCGAAGAGGGCGCGGTCCCCCGCCACGTACGGTTCGCGCGGCTCGTCCAGAAGCTGGCGGCCAAGGCCTCCGTCGCCACGCTGGTCCTGCTGACCGTCCTCTTCTTCACCGTCGTCGACCGCTCCGAGCCCTCGGACCGCTTCGTCTCCGACCACGCCGGGGAGTGGGGCGCCACGCTCTACATGAGCGTCTTCTACCTCTACCTCGGGGCCGCGTCCGCCGTGTGCGCCTTCCAGTGGGCGCTGGCCACCCTCGACACCCGGCGGCGCCATCTGCGCATCGGGCTCGGGATGATGACGTTCGCGATGTTCATCGGCGTCGGCTACACCGTCAGCCGCACCCTGTTCCTCTGGATCAGCGTGGTGGACGAGCCGAGCGAGGCGTTCGCCCTGCGGTTCGACCAGGTCACCGAGGCCGCGCAACTGGTGCTGTTCGCCTTCTTCGCCCTCGGCGCGTCCGTCCCCGCCTTCGCGGCCGGCGCCCGCCGGGCCCGGCTGTGGCGGGCCCAGGTCCGGCTGCACGCCCTCTGGTACGAGCTGATGGCCGCGTTCCCGGACCAGCCGTTCGACCCGCCCGCCCCGCTGGCCCGCGAGCTGACCCGCTTCAACGTCCCGGCCGACCTGCGGGTGGACCGCTGGGCCGCCGACATCGCGGACGCGGCCGAGAAACTGCGCCACTACGTGCCCGACGGGCTGCTCGACGCCGCCGGCAGGGCCGCCGCCCGCGACACGGACGACCCGCGCGGGACCGAGTCCCTCACCGACGCCTACTGGATCCGGGCCGCCCTGCTCGCGAAGGACTCCGGCGCGCCCGCCGGGGCAGCCGCGCCGGTCGCCGCCCAGCACGCGGCGGACCAGGACGGCGAGGTGGCCCGGCTGGTCCGGGTCGCCGCCGCCTACCGGACGGTCGACGAGGAGCGCGCCCGCGCCGTCCTCGCGGCCGCGACGGCCGACACCACCCGCACGACGGAGACGAGCGCATGA
- a CDS encoding GNAT family N-acetyltransferase, giving the protein MPNPFEITAARAEDIVTLGEWAHEESWNPGLHDGGVFFATDPGGFLFGRLDGEPVTSVSVVRYGSDHGFLGFYLTRPHLRGQGYGLRTWQAGTARLAGRVVGLDGVPAQQDNYRRSGFRTCWSNARYEGTPPPPGDVPPPPGTELVDARSVPFDLIAAYDRRHFPAARDTFLASWITAPGRTALAAVRDGRLQGLAVLRACRAASRIGPLYAASPAVAAALVAALAATAPDTPVAIDVPDVNPAAVRLAEGLGLTPSFDTARMYSGPEPVVDRTGLYGITSLELG; this is encoded by the coding sequence GTGCCGAACCCTTTCGAGATCACCGCGGCCCGTGCCGAGGACATCGTGACGCTGGGCGAGTGGGCCCACGAGGAGAGCTGGAACCCCGGTCTGCACGACGGCGGGGTGTTCTTCGCGACCGACCCCGGCGGCTTCCTCTTCGGCCGACTGGACGGCGAACCGGTCACCTCCGTGTCCGTCGTCCGCTACGGCAGCGACCACGGCTTCCTCGGCTTCTACCTGACCCGCCCCCACCTGCGCGGACAGGGCTACGGACTGCGGACCTGGCAGGCCGGCACGGCCCGGCTCGCCGGGCGCGTCGTCGGGCTGGACGGGGTGCCCGCGCAACAGGACAACTACCGCCGCTCCGGCTTCCGCACCTGCTGGAGCAACGCGCGGTACGAGGGGACGCCCCCGCCCCCCGGGGACGTCCCGCCGCCGCCGGGCACCGAACTGGTCGACGCCAGGAGCGTGCCGTTCGACCTGATCGCCGCCTACGACCGCCGGCACTTCCCGGCCGCCCGGGACACCTTCCTGGCCTCCTGGATCACCGCCCCGGGCCGCACGGCCCTGGCAGCGGTCCGGGACGGCCGGCTCCAGGGCCTCGCGGTGCTGCGGGCGTGCCGCGCCGCGTCCCGGATCGGCCCCCTGTACGCCGCGTCCCCCGCCGTGGCGGCGGCCCTGGTCGCCGCGCTCGCGGCCACCGCACCGGACACCCCGGTCGCGATCGACGTGCCCGACGTCAACCCGGCGGCGGTCCGGCTGGCGGAGGGGCTGGGCCTGACCCCGTCGTTCGACACGGCGCGGATGTACAGCGGACCGGAACCGGTCGTCGACCGGACCGGCCTGTACGGCATCACGAGCCTCGAACTGGGCTGA
- a CDS encoding SpoIIE family protein phosphatase: MPLQADTCDDGMPSFFDPRTVASLFDGNPAAVAVLDHDLRYTYVNPALERLNGLSAGSHIGRTFSQVLPGLRGQASALREVLADGKPREETIHGQTWAAEGVDGADQRFWRATYSRLDSDGTACGLMAIVVEITDLTRQREELAEARGHVALLSTAAVRIGTTLDMDTTCRELAAFVVPDFADVAAIDVFPAEVGHSVRRAEPGVVRLRRAAVRGGGELDEQVQRFGHPGEYVDFAADSAVTRCLAENEPVLDHWEDHSSGRSVLTADRITASRALGLREALVVPLTARGRPLGALTLVRAEGSSAFSDQDVAVARELAVRAGVDLDHARRYDHEHSIARELQRSLLSEPWGPHPHVEIATRYLPADEGVLVGGDWFDVVPLKDGRHLKAMGDVMGHGVEAAVAMSQYRSLLRLLAGDDLHPHQILEQLDGMVERSGLDRAATCLLAVVDRFGGVCEVASAGHLPPVFIDPAPAGSRVVQVPVGPPLGTGFGGYRTASVPCGPGTVLFMYTDGLVERRGEDIDVSVGRLASLTLPRSGRLEDLLDQVLDRFGDDAEDDIAVLASRIREGPPVVRPTPPE, encoded by the coding sequence ATGCCCTTGCAGGCCGACACGTGCGACGACGGCATGCCGTCCTTCTTCGACCCGAGGACCGTCGCGTCCCTGTTCGACGGAAACCCGGCCGCCGTGGCGGTCCTCGACCACGATCTCCGCTACACCTACGTCAACCCGGCCCTCGAACGGCTCAACGGCCTCTCCGCCGGCTCCCACATCGGGCGGACGTTCTCCCAGGTGCTGCCCGGGCTACGCGGTCAGGCCTCCGCCCTGCGCGAGGTCCTGGCCGACGGGAAGCCCCGCGAGGAGACGATCCACGGGCAGACCTGGGCGGCGGAGGGGGTGGACGGCGCGGACCAGCGGTTCTGGCGCGCCACGTACAGCCGACTGGACTCCGACGGGACGGCGTGCGGTCTGATGGCGATCGTCGTCGAGATCACCGACCTCACCCGCCAGCGCGAGGAGCTGGCGGAGGCCCGCGGTCACGTCGCTCTCCTCAGCACCGCCGCCGTCCGGATCGGCACGACGCTCGACATGGACACCACCTGCCGGGAGCTGGCCGCGTTCGTGGTGCCCGACTTCGCCGACGTCGCGGCGATCGACGTGTTCCCGGCGGAGGTCGGGCACTCCGTACGCCGCGCCGAGCCCGGCGTCGTACGGCTCCGGCGGGCCGCGGTGCGGGGCGGCGGCGAACTCGACGAGCAGGTGCAGCGGTTCGGTCACCCCGGGGAGTACGTCGACTTCGCGGCGGACTCCGCGGTGACCCGCTGCCTGGCGGAGAACGAGCCGGTCCTCGACCACTGGGAGGACCACAGCAGCGGGCGCAGCGTCCTCACCGCGGACCGGATCACCGCGTCCCGGGCGCTCGGGCTGCGCGAGGCGCTCGTCGTTCCGCTCACCGCCCGCGGCCGGCCGCTCGGCGCGCTCACCCTCGTCCGGGCGGAGGGATCGTCGGCCTTCAGCGACCAGGACGTGGCCGTCGCCCGTGAACTCGCCGTCCGGGCGGGCGTCGATCTCGACCACGCCCGCCGCTACGACCACGAGCACAGCATCGCCCGCGAACTCCAGCGCTCCCTGCTCTCCGAGCCCTGGGGCCCGCACCCGCACGTCGAGATCGCCACCCGCTACCTCCCCGCCGACGAGGGCGTCCTGGTCGGCGGCGACTGGTTCGACGTCGTACCGCTCAAGGACGGCCGGCACCTCAAGGCGATGGGCGACGTGATGGGCCATGGAGTGGAGGCTGCCGTCGCCATGAGCCAGTACCGCTCGCTGCTGCGGCTGCTGGCCGGGGACGACCTGCACCCCCACCAGATCCTGGAACAGCTCGACGGCATGGTGGAGCGGTCGGGCCTGGACCGGGCGGCGACCTGTCTGCTCGCCGTCGTCGACCGGTTCGGCGGGGTGTGCGAGGTGGCCAGCGCGGGCCATCTGCCCCCGGTCTTCATCGACCCCGCCCCCGCCGGGTCCCGGGTCGTGCAGGTGCCGGTGGGGCCGCCGCTCGGCACCGGGTTCGGCGGGTACCGGACCGCGTCCGTGCCCTGCGGCCCCGGGACCGTGCTGTTCATGTACACCGACGGCCTGGTGGAGCGCCGGGGCGAGGACATCGACGTGTCCGTGGGGCGGCTGGCCTCGCTGACCCTCCCGCGGAGCGGGCGCCTGGAGGACCTGCTGGACCAGGTGCTGGACCGGTTCGGCGACGACGCGGAGGACGACATCGCCGTGCTGGCCTCCCGGATCCGCGAGGGCCCGCCGGTGGTGCGGCCGACTCCTCCGGAGTGA
- a CDS encoding cold-shock protein — protein MATGTVKWFNAEKGFGFIEQDGGGADVFAHYSNIAASGFRELQEGQKVNFDVTQGQKGPQAENITPA, from the coding sequence ATGGCTACTGGCACCGTGAAGTGGTTCAACGCGGAAAAGGGCTTCGGCTTCATCGAGCAGGACGGCGGCGGCGCCGACGTCTTCGCCCACTACTCCAACATCGCCGCCTCCGGCTTCCGTGAGCTGCAGGAGGGCCAGAAGGTGAACTTCGACGTCACGCAGGGCCAGAAGGGCCCGCAGGCCGAGAACATCACCCCCGCCTGA
- the cobM gene encoding precorrin-4 C(11)-methyltransferase, which translates to MTVYFIGAGPGAADLITVRGARILAASPVCLYAGSLVPVELLAECPEDARLIDTANLDIEQITAELVRAHADGHDVARLHSGDPSVFSAVNEQMKRLDEAGVPYEVVPGVPAFAAAAAALKRELTVPTVGQTVILTRVAQRATAMPEGEDLATLGRSGALIVLHLAARYVDRVVDELLPHYGADCPTAVVAMASRPDEIILRGPLDSIAEQVKAAGVIRTAVIMVGRTLGAEQFRDSHLYAVGRDRGEC; encoded by the coding sequence ATGACGGTGTACTTCATCGGCGCGGGCCCCGGCGCGGCCGACCTGATCACGGTGCGCGGCGCCCGGATCCTCGCCGCCAGCCCGGTCTGCCTGTACGCGGGCAGCCTGGTCCCGGTGGAGCTGCTGGCCGAGTGCCCGGAGGACGCCCGCCTGATCGACACGGCGAATCTGGACATCGAGCAGATCACCGCCGAGCTGGTGCGGGCCCACGCGGACGGCCACGACGTGGCGCGGCTGCACTCGGGCGACCCGTCGGTGTTCAGCGCGGTGAACGAACAGATGAAGCGCCTGGACGAGGCGGGCGTCCCGTACGAAGTGGTCCCCGGCGTGCCCGCGTTCGCGGCGGCGGCAGCGGCGTTGAAGCGCGAGCTGACTGTCCCGACGGTCGGCCAGACGGTCATCCTGACCCGTGTCGCGCAGCGCGCCACGGCGATGCCGGAGGGCGAGGACCTGGCGACCCTGGGCCGCAGCGGCGCCCTGATCGTCCTGCACCTGGCGGCGCGGTACGTGGACCGGGTGGTCGACGAACTGCTTCCGCACTACGGGGCGGACTGCCCGACGGCGGTGGTGGCGATGGCGTCCCGCCCGGACGAGATCATCCTGCGGGGCCCGCTGGACTCGATCGCCGAACAGGTGAAGGCGGCGGGAGTGATCCGGACGGCGGTCATCATGGTGGGCCGGACGCTGGGCGCGGAACAGTTCCGGGACAGCCATCTGTATGCGGTGGGGCGGGACCGGGGGGAGTGCTGA
- a CDS encoding e9imm peptide: protein MRSAGDEAGRPSSDADGMSAGTHRRMSREEALSLVRRLLDGAEEAEGDEILDALERGLACPHVSDYIYWSPDPDPDPEQIVDRALAYRPIAL, encoded by the coding sequence GTGCGGAGCGCGGGCGACGAGGCGGGGCGGCCCTCGTCCGACGCGGACGGCATGAGCGCGGGGACGCACCGGAGGATGAGCCGTGAGGAGGCGCTGTCTCTCGTGCGGCGTCTGCTGGACGGTGCCGAGGAGGCGGAGGGGGACGAGATCCTCGACGCCCTGGAACGCGGGCTCGCATGCCCGCACGTCAGCGACTACATCTACTGGAGTCCGGACCCGGACCCCGACCCCGAGCAGATCGTCGACCGAGCACTGGCCTACCGACCGATAGCGCTCTGA
- a CDS encoding peroxiredoxin translates to MASGPQLGSTAPDFTLPGGALSGDAFERADYRLSSARGRSVVLAFYPGDNTAVCTKQLCSYSSGMEAFEGLDADVWGVSPQGVDSHESFARSFGLRMPLLADEGRETARAYGVSAPGIGVRRAVFLIGPDGVLRWKHVALLGATFQSLATLTDRLSGIKDA, encoded by the coding sequence ATGGCATCAGGCCCTCAACTCGGCAGCACCGCACCGGACTTCACCCTCCCCGGCGGAGCCCTGTCGGGCGACGCCTTCGAGCGAGCCGACTACCGGCTGTCGTCCGCACGCGGCCGGTCCGTGGTGCTGGCGTTCTATCCCGGCGACAACACCGCCGTCTGCACGAAGCAGTTGTGCTCGTACTCCTCGGGCATGGAGGCCTTCGAGGGCCTCGACGCCGACGTCTGGGGAGTCAGTCCACAGGGTGTGGACAGCCACGAGTCGTTCGCCCGCTCCTTCGGGCTGCGCATGCCGCTGCTGGCCGACGAGGGCCGGGAGACCGCCAGGGCGTACGGAGTCTCCGCCCCGGGCATCGGGGTGCGGCGGGCGGTCTTCCTCATCGGCCCGGACGGAGTCCTGCGCTGGAAGCACGTGGCCCTGCTCGGTGCGACGTTCCAGTCGCTCGCCACGCTCACGGACCGCCTGTCCGGCATCAAAGACGCATAA